GCAAATAAACCTCGTCTTCAGCCTCCAGCCCTTCTGCGAAGTGAGGCAAATTAGAGGCAGCAAGAGCCACAGCAACATCCATTAATGGTACAATGCCACCTGCCGTCACCAGTGCACAAGTGCAGCTTCTTGCCGAAGATTTATTCCTGCTTTTAATTTACGCACGATATAATACGACAATTGCTATTTCAAACAGAATGAAGCATACTGTCAGCAGGAAACAGCACGCAGCTATTTAAACTATTCCATCCCCCATCTTTCTGACACTTCTCCATTTATAATGGTTGGATTTATTCTGTTACTTTATACATATGCTGCATAATCCCTTTTATATGCATGCAGTCAACAACTCTCCATTTTTCATAGGATAACAGGAGCTGAGCAAGCCCTCGCTATCCACCGCGGAAAGGATCTGATCGCTGCTTCTGTACCGACACCACCTTCCTTTGCTTTAATACACAGTTACACGCTTGGGTATGAAAACCTCAAACACAAACTCCTAGGGTCCTGTAAGCAAAccccagcacacagctggaCTTCTCCCCTCCCCTGAGTCTGAAGAGCTTCAACATCAATATGTTATTACCCCTAGCCCCTCCAGAAATTAGATTCTGATATATGAATTGTAGAATTTAGATCCCATATTTTCCTCCAACCAATAAAGCaacttaaaattcaaatacaCCCTCAGACACTTCACCGCTAAGCACATTATATAACTTGTAAAAGAGTAACACCTAAAACCTTAccaattaaaaagataaaatggtttcaagtacatttttatatctttcaCATAACTCTGCAATACAATTTCCTACCTATTTTAAATTGAATATATCCTGCAATCTATTTAACTTCCACATTCACTCTCTCCTTTTTCTACCTATGAAATTTGCTCCTCAAAAACCAATGCAGACCTGTTCTCAGACTGTAACACAAGACCCTAACAGATAGTGCTTTGGCAAAGACATCTTCCCTTTTCTGCATACTTTTAACGAGagcattaaaataacaaaaaatcgAAAGTATGTTACATATAAACTTACCATATCCAAAACCTACTCTGTCCTGAGCTCAGATGAAAACACACACCAAGCTAAACACACGCAGACAAAATTTGCCAAGCCAAGTTTCACTGCATCTTCCAGTTAGAAGTGAAAAGGAGAGGTCAAGTACCCAGAGGTATGGCAACACAGCCCACAACACCGGACACACCAGGAACATTCAAAACAAGATAAAGACTCACTTTGAGTCACTTTATTTAGTCGCTGTGTTGtattatgaagaaataaataaataaatcataagaCCTGATTAAATTTCATGAAGATCACTAGTTCATCTCTACAAAATTGCAGCCTtttcttcagcaggaaaaaagcaagctgtGAGAAACATTTCTGATCAATTCTAAAGAGCaattgaaaaagaattaaaaaaaaaacaaaccacaaactCGCCAATTTACCTTAGCATCCTGAATTGAAACACAACTACCATTTCAAAATGGTTAACCAGGAAGCTGCTTGAGGAGCAATTGTCATGataaaggagagggagagacgGACTCCAGGGACACCACACActtctcaaagggaaaaacaatcaTCCAAGTAAGGCCTGTTTTCCTGTAACGTTGGAGTGTTCCTAAAGAAAGCCCACTAatgggattatttttattaatactgaTCAAATGTTTTAGGGCAAGACTTTGCAGCAGCAGTAACCCTAAGAAAGTTACTTTGGCCTCAGCTATACACGTTATTTAAGGTATGCATGGTAAATctttacacaaaacaaaaatggctccaaaatatattttgcactGCTAAGTTATTGCAAGTACTACTCTACTATGCAAAAATTATCATGAAATAGCTACACTAAAATCTGAGTACACTCTGAACAAATAACGCTAAGATCAAGAAATACGAAAGGTAAGACTCATAGAGCAGTATCAGTTCACCTGTCTTGCGCCTACCTAATATTTGCACTTGCAAATCACCCTGCAGCTCACAGTTACAGACACACAAAGCAAACTCCAGTTTGGGGtagggcagagaggagagggcAACTTAACCAAGAAAAACCCAGATGGATACCACACCTGTGCTGTGAGGTGGAAATAATGATGGTGCAGAAAACTTTATTCTTGCATATGGGGAGttctaaatattatttcaacTGCTCCCTAAACACTTAATTACTGCAGGAGTTGGCTGGTTGGGGCTTAgggggcaaaaaaaagaaaaaagcttctcTTTGGATCCtcattaaaacacagaaaaattaagcTTTGACTTTCACAGCTCATTAATGGTGACAGGGTGGGAAAAGGCTGCGCTTCCATCCTTACTACTGCTCAACTGGGGAGAGCTCTGAACGAGGCTGAGGTAGGGAGGCAGGAAAATGCCTCCTTCTATCACAACAGAGCACATGTTGTCAACCAGGGCACGCTTCTATTCCACAACCACAAGAAGTGCTGTGAGGCTCAAAAAGCAGGGATTCCCCAGTTTTCCTGTTCTTAAATTAAAGTGGGGTGACAGTAGAGCAAAggtgctggttttgctttgataataaagcatttgttttctgtttctctgtaatACCTGCCATTTCCCTTTTAACTCGCACCTGGAtagcaaagattttatttactattaATCTCAAGAGGCTGGAATACAATTTTTTGTTGAGATCCTGCCACCTGTATTCACAGAAAGCAGTTCCTTACTGTATTTCAGTCAGGGGGAACCAAGTCACAGAATAAACACCTGATGCCAAACTAAGTTCAgaacttttgtcttttattgtTGATAACTCttatcttcagctttttttttttcaagcatattCGCAGACTTTGAGCTTGAGAACTACCTGCATGCCAACTTGCAAAGCCGAATCAGACCGTGCACTCAGCAGAAAGAGTACATTGGCATTTCAAATTTAGAATCAAAAAGACAAACTAAAAATCTGAATAGCCTCCCTGTAGTTATTTCAACTCTAAAAGTAGTTTCTTTAACCCAGCtatgaaacttttaaaatacgAAGTTACAAGTAAAATATCCGATTTTTGGCTGTCACAACCATCAGATGACTAtaatatcagaaaataaattggaaagaggaaaaaagggaggTCTCAGTTTCAAGTGCCATCCTCACTATAAAAACCCAAGAGATATTGATTTTATCACCCTCATGATTGATGAAAACAGTTCTAAGAAAAGAGCTCTCTAAACTATTTCAAAGCCCTCTGCAGCTCATCAAAAATGTCAGAGGCATCTCTGAGCCTATTAGGGTTGTATATTTCAAACTGCTATGTGTTTTTCTCCCATACTCTTTGCATGAAtaaacttttgtatttttaaagttcatagTGTTGCCTTTTCAGTCCACCCTTTTCCTTATTTGCTCTTTTCAGTTATCAGGATGTACTCACACATAACaaacaactgaaagaaaacagaacattccTTAAATGTGCTTAAACAAGTCATTCAATGCAATTACACTTTACAGAAATGCTCTagcaaacaacaacacagtTAGCAATAAAGCAGTTACAAACCCTCTTGGCTTTTTAAGACATTcggtaaaaagaaaagaaattctagCAGATATTGCATGATCTTGAGCTCTGTGTTATAGAGGCTCCGTGAGAAAACGAAAGCTGCTTATCTACTTTCCAAGTGAAACATTGTAGGTGATTGCTCTAACCTGGGGCACAGTACATTCTCTCTATGGCATCGTTGTCACAGGAATCTTCaacctccctccacctgctaAAATACGTTAGCTGAATGTGTCCTAAAAACAAAACGACAggagaaatcaaaacatttttcccttccattttctgcagaagtgaaCTGTAATTACTCCTTTTGTAGCTAAAAACAGTATCATTAAGAATAATGGCATCATTAAGTACTAGAAGCTATTACTGGGGGTGAATTTGCTGCACTGATAATGAAGCTCTAGACAGGAAATGAAGATACTAATTACAAGATAAAACGCCTACTCAGTTAATTGGAAGCAACAGcgaataaaaagaaatgcatttgcaaaAGTTCCTGACCTCTATCATTCAATAAGATGTTGTTTGGGTTCAAATCGCGGCACACAATTCCTTCTCTATGTAAAGCATCAAGGGCTACAACCATTTCAGCCGCCCATCTTTGAATGCAGTCCTCTGGGATGTAAAACCTGGAGGTTATCGCTAATCTTTCGTCGAGGTCCTGAAAAATTTGATGTatttccttctcccctgctACTGCTATTTCGTCTTCCCCCTTTGGTGCTGTCTTTTCGCTTTCAGCTGCTGGTAACAAAGCCAGGTTTGCTTCCTCTTTCCCAAAGTCTTCAGTTTgatcagaaaacagcaacactGCTTCATTTCTTATCGTATCTCCATCCGAGCTAACATCTTGAGCACCTGAGAGCAggttggaaacaaacaaactttcttctttgcttgCCACTTTTAAGGAGCAGGCTCCAGGCCCTTGCAATAGAGCCCCATCTTCTGAACTACCTACCTCTTGGTCAGAAGTACAGAGGGTCCCAAGAGCTCCTTGCGTGACACCGCTTTGTCCATTCACTTCCCTGTGGGAAGGATCACCCAGTTCTGGTGCCACATGATCTGGCTCTTgatcaaatgctttgcattgCTCTGTGGAATTATTCAATTGTAAGACATCAGGCGTTTCTAATAATTTTACTTCCAAGATGTCCATATCGGTTTTTGTAAACTTTGCTGGCCTTGACACTGCCGCCTCCTCTGTTTCATCAGACATGCCAGGTAAGTTTATTAGAAGATCAGGCCTTCCTTCATCAACACTACTTACATCATCAGAAGCAGCATCCTTAAAGGAGATAACTGGCACAGAGTCGTTTGAACCCCTGCTTATGGTGTCATGAGCTTTCACAGTCATTTTGCTCTCCAGAGCATCCAAGCTTCTGTCATGACCTGAGACAGGAAACAATGGCTTCAAAGGTTCTGATTTCAGGTTATacaatttttctccaaaatcaaGCCCCAGAAGCTCACTAGCGCTATCTTTGCTGTCTATTCTGAAGAGTTCCATGGGGCTGTTCTTCGATTTAGTTAGCGAGTCCAATATCCTAGTAGGACTGGGTATTTCTGATTCAGCATCGTCAATGAAAAGCTTTAGTTCCTGAGATGGAATCTGAGAGCTGAAGCTATCACTGCCAACAACAGTGCATTTCTGCGAGGAACTTCTCTCTTTGGTATTCAGACCTTCATTCTCCAGTTTAACCACAGGTTCCTCATTTAAAGAGCCAGAATCAATTTTTTCTTGCCCATATTCGTTGCATAACGTTAAATAACTAGTAGTGCACTCTTCTTCTGAGCTGGATGCTGAGTCCATCCACTTGGAACTCTCCTGGCCATCTTCCTGGTTGCTGCTGTCGTCCTGAGAGCTCGGCGTTAGGCTGCTCTTCAGCGGGATCACCTTCAGCATGTGCTCCCCATAGCTTTCTCTGGAATCAGTGCTGCTACCGATTTCTTTAGGACTAGGCGTTGGCCGCTCCAGGTGAATTTTAGTTGAACTGCATGTTTGGGGTTCAGGGATTTCAAAGCTCTCTTCAGGGCTTCTGTTTAAGAACTTACTGACATAAGACCACAGTTTTCCTCCtgcaagaaaagagaagggggaaaTCTCTTAATATCACTCAAGACATAATCAGTTTCATTATGATACAGGAAAATAACCCACACTGACAGAATATACCACCCCCTTAAGCCCATAGAGCAAGTTCTATCTGCTGCCTCagtagaaaataattacaggGACCACGACTTGCTTTTCAAGCAGATTTGTattaatacataaatatttaaatagctgCATCTGagattaagctttttttttaaaaaaaaaaaacaaaacttcagtaaAGTCTCATTTCAGAGTCTGTCTCAAGTTGCATGGTGGTGACTACTCTCCATCTGCTGTctcaaaagaaagcaacaacTAGGAAAGATCAAATGGTTTAGTGCCCATAACCAGCTCTGCCTGTACTGAATCTCAGTTCCCAGCTCATGAGCAATGTTAGGGAAGACAGACTAAAAACTACTGATCAGTGAGTTTGataaggggaagaaaatcacCACATATTAGTAGGATATTTTAAGGAtctgtttctctttgaaaagagaaaaaaatatatttttttaaattactttttagtTAAATACGGATGATTTTCTTCCTATAACTTCAGGCCTCAAGAAAGGTCTTTATGCATTACGCAATGATTTACGAATATTTTAAGTTACAGTGGCAAACCAGTTCCTTCATAtcaaaaattctaaaaaaaaaattacagttccAAAAGTAAtcattaaatatgtaaaaatacagaataggACTCTGTTTCCAATAccacacatttttaagaaagattaCAGATTACAATACATACGCTGcacaaaacaaatcaagaagTTACTGTATCTCTTGCACGAGCCAAAGAATTTGACTTTAAGAAGCTAGAAAGCCACCTTCGATAACttaaggaaaaatgcaaagtcaagacattttaatttataagaCTGTACAGAAACGCTGGGAAGTACAGCTCAAACAAAACCTTtgtagaagaaaagaataaatatccAGCCCACTgggcatctttttttcttccttttttttttttctttttctttttttttctttttctttttttttttttttaacttctttggGTAAAACAGAGTtttatattatgtttttttccaaaatagaCTCTTTAGTAGTTATTTTTAAGCACTCTCCTTATCAGGCAAAATTCCTCCAAAAAGtacaacaaaagaagaaagtatttttcattgccTAGAAACAGGTTTTATATATTTCCaggtatttcaaaaaataagttatcaaaggcagaaaaaccttgatactttaaaaatgcatttgaataaTACAATGTGGAGTTTTCTTGCTCTCCATCCCCCTGGCTAAGACAAGacttgtttttgaaatgaaaaaaaaaatctcactgaaagtaggcatattaaaaatatcaagagGGAACTCTAACAGCTTGAGTCCAGTGGTAAAGATGACAGTTTAAGATCTATTGGTTCACCCACTTTCTGCCTGCAAGCTACAAACGGACCTCGTGGGTCAAGATAACCCTTGCCACCTTCC
The Cygnus olor isolate bCygOlo1 chromosome 3, bCygOlo1.pri.v2, whole genome shotgun sequence genome window above contains:
- the RPS6KC1 gene encoding ribosomal protein S6 kinase delta-1 isoform X2, with the translated sequence MLSPRERGGDLARFYTVTEPRRHPRGHTVYKVTARIVSRKNPEDVQEIVVWKRYSDFKKLHKELWQIHKNLCRHTELFPPFAKAIVFGRFDETVIEERRQCAEDLLQFSANIPALYNSKQLEEFFKGGEVHDGSELIGPVEPASDSLTDNLSDCSSEVRKDLSGLDDVTLTSQSECGGFSSDSDLISLTVDVDSLAELDDGMASNQSSPSRAVGFCLSSEPPVQRTVASEQEWTKPEGEKESHSLFTGSLKPKSGKQDYLEKAGELIKLALKKEEEEDYESAFSFYRKGVDLLLEGVQGESSPTRREGVKRKTAEYLMRAEKISSLYHKSSEDASVSTPPGSLSSRPSWNLRSPAEELKAFRVLGVIDKVLLVMDTRTQQTFILKGLRKSSEYSRSRTTIIPRCVPNMVCLHKYIISEESVFLVLQHAEGGKLWSYVSKFLNRSPEESFEIPEPQTCSSTKIHLERPTPSPKEIGSSTDSRESYGEHMLKVIPLKSSLTPSSQDDSSNQEDGQESSKWMDSASSSEEECTTSYLTLCNEYGQEKIDSGSLNEEPVVKLENEGLNTKERSSSQKCTVVGSDSFSSQIPSQELKLFIDDAESEIPSPTRILDSLTKSKNSPMELFRIDSKDSASELLGLDFGEKLYNLKSEPLKPLFPVSGHDRSLDALESKMTVKAHDTISRGSNDSVPVISFKDAASDDVSSVDEGRPDLLINLPGMSDETEEAAVSRPAKFTKTDMDILEVKLLETPDVLQLNNSTEQCKAFDQEPDHVAPELGDPSHREVNGQSGVTQGALGTLCTSDQEVGSSEDGALLQGPGACSLKVASKEESLFVSNLLSGAQDVSSDGDTIRNEAVLLFSDQTEDFGKEEANLALLPAAESEKTAPKGEDEIAVAGEKEIHQIFQDLDERLAITSRFYIPEDCIQRWAAEMVVALDALHREGIVCRDLNPNNILLNDREVGAILEETEACDWWSLGAILFELLTGKTLVECHPSGINTHTSLSIPDHVSKEARSLIQQLLQFNPAERLGAGVAGVEDIKSHPFFALIEWADLVR
- the RPS6KC1 gene encoding ribosomal protein S6 kinase delta-1 isoform X4 gives rise to the protein MASNQSSPSRAVGFCLSSEPPVQRTVASEQEWTKPEGEKESHSLFTGSLKPKSGKQDYLEKAGELIKLALKKEEEEDYESAFSFYRKGVDLLLEGVQGESSPTRREGVKRKTAEYLMRAEKISSLYHKSSEDASVSTPPGSLSSRPSWNLRSPAEELKAFRVLGVIDKVLLVMDTRTQQTFILKGLRKSSEYSRSRTTIIPRCVPNMVCLHKYIISEESVFLVLQHAEGGKLWSYVSKFLNRSPEESFEIPEPQTCSSTKIHLERPTPSPKEIGSSTDSRESYGEHMLKVIPLKSSLTPSSQDDSSNQEDGQESSKWMDSASSSEEECTTSYLTLCNEYGQEKIDSGSLNEEPVVKLENEGLNTKERSSSQKCTVVGSDSFSSQIPSQELKLFIDDAESEIPSPTRILDSLTKSKNSPMELFRIDSKDSASELLGLDFGEKLYNLKSEPLKPLFPVSGHDRSLDALESKMTVKAHDTISRGSNDSVPVISFKDAASDDVSSVDEGRPDLLINLPGMSDETEEAAVSRPAKFTKTDMDILEVKLLETPDVLQLNNSTEQCKAFDQEPDHVAPELGDPSHREVNGQSGVTQGALGTLCTSDQEVGSSEDGALLQGPGACSLKVASKEESLFVSNLLSGAQDVSSDGDTIRNEAVLLFSDQTEDFGKEEANLALLPAAESEKTAPKGEDEIAVAGEKEIHQIFQDLDERLAITSRFYIPEDCIQRWAAEMVVALDALHREGIVCRDLNPNNILLNDRGHIQLTYFSRWREVEDSCDNDAIERMYCAPEVGAILEETEACDWWSLGAILFELLTGKTLVECHPSGINTHTSLSIPDHVSKEARSLIQQLLQFNPAERLGAGVAGVEDIKSHPFFALIEWADLVR
- the RPS6KC1 gene encoding ribosomal protein S6 kinase delta-1 isoform X1; the protein is MLSPRERGGDLARFYTVTEPRRHPRGHTVYKVTARIVSRKNPEDVQEIVVWKRYSDFKKLHKELWQIHKNLCRHTELFPPFAKAIVFGRFDETVIEERRQCAEDLLQFSANIPALYNSKQLEEFFKGGEVHDGSELIGPVEPASDSLTDNLSDCSSEVRKDLSGLDDVTLTSQSECGGFSSDSDLISLTVDVDSLAELDDGMASNQSSPSRAVGFCLSSEPPVQRTVASEQEWTKPEGEKESHSLFTGSLKPKSGKQDYLEKAGELIKLALKKEEEEDYESAFSFYRKGVDLLLEGVQGESSPTRREGVKRKTAEYLMRAEKISSLYHKSSEDASVSTPPGSLSSRPSWNLRSPAEELKAFRVLGVIDKVLLVMDTRTQQTFILKGLRKSSEYSRSRTTIIPRCVPNMVCLHKYIISEESVFLVLQHAEGGKLWSYVSKFLNRSPEESFEIPEPQTCSSTKIHLERPTPSPKEIGSSTDSRESYGEHMLKVIPLKSSLTPSSQDDSSNQEDGQESSKWMDSASSSEEECTTSYLTLCNEYGQEKIDSGSLNEEPVVKLENEGLNTKERSSSQKCTVVGSDSFSSQIPSQELKLFIDDAESEIPSPTRILDSLTKSKNSPMELFRIDSKDSASELLGLDFGEKLYNLKSEPLKPLFPVSGHDRSLDALESKMTVKAHDTISRGSNDSVPVISFKDAASDDVSSVDEGRPDLLINLPGMSDETEEAAVSRPAKFTKTDMDILEVKLLETPDVLQLNNSTEQCKAFDQEPDHVAPELGDPSHREVNGQSGVTQGALGTLCTSDQEVGSSEDGALLQGPGACSLKVASKEESLFVSNLLSGAQDVSSDGDTIRNEAVLLFSDQTEDFGKEEANLALLPAAESEKTAPKGEDEIAVAGEKEIHQIFQDLDERLAITSRFYIPEDCIQRWAAEMVVALDALHREGIVCRDLNPNNILLNDRGHIQLTYFSRWREVEDSCDNDAIERMYCAPEVGAILEETEACDWWSLGAILFELLTGKTLVECHPSGINTHTSLSIPDHVSKEARSLIQQLLQFNPAERLGAGVAGVEDIKSHPFFALIEWADLVR
- the RPS6KC1 gene encoding ribosomal protein S6 kinase delta-1 isoform X3, which codes for MVKHELLISGLAEIVVWKRYSDFKKLHKELWQIHKNLCRHTELFPPFAKAIVFGRFDETVIEERRQCAEDLLQFSANIPALYNSKQLEEFFKGGEVHDGSELIGPVEPASDSLTDNLSDCSSEVRKDLSGLDDVTLTSQSECGGFSSDSDLISLTVDVDSLAELDDGMASNQSSPSRAVGFCLSSEPPVQRTVASEQEWTKPEGEKESHSLFTGSLKPKSGKQDYLEKAGELIKLALKKEEEEDYESAFSFYRKGVDLLLEGVQGESSPTRREGVKRKTAEYLMRAEKISSLYHKSSEDASVSTPPGSLSSRPSWNLRSPAEELKAFRVLGVIDKVLLVMDTRTQQTFILKGLRKSSEYSRSRTTIIPRCVPNMVCLHKYIISEESVFLVLQHAEGGKLWSYVSKFLNRSPEESFEIPEPQTCSSTKIHLERPTPSPKEIGSSTDSRESYGEHMLKVIPLKSSLTPSSQDDSSNQEDGQESSKWMDSASSSEEECTTSYLTLCNEYGQEKIDSGSLNEEPVVKLENEGLNTKERSSSQKCTVVGSDSFSSQIPSQELKLFIDDAESEIPSPTRILDSLTKSKNSPMELFRIDSKDSASELLGLDFGEKLYNLKSEPLKPLFPVSGHDRSLDALESKMTVKAHDTISRGSNDSVPVISFKDAASDDVSSVDEGRPDLLINLPGMSDETEEAAVSRPAKFTKTDMDILEVKLLETPDVLQLNNSTEQCKAFDQEPDHVAPELGDPSHREVNGQSGVTQGALGTLCTSDQEVGSSEDGALLQGPGACSLKVASKEESLFVSNLLSGAQDVSSDGDTIRNEAVLLFSDQTEDFGKEEANLALLPAAESEKTAPKGEDEIAVAGEKEIHQIFQDLDERLAITSRFYIPEDCIQRWAAEMVVALDALHREGIVCRDLNPNNILLNDRGHIQLTYFSRWREVEDSCDNDAIERMYCAPEVGAILEETEACDWWSLGAILFELLTGKTLVECHPSGINTHTSLSIPDHVSKEARSLIQQLLQFNPAERLGAGVAGVEDIKSHPFFALIEWADLVR